AACCAGCGCCGCGGACGTACGGGGCGACGCTCCCTTCAGGACGAAATGCTTCCCGTCAAAAAAATCCGTCGAATATCCGGGATAAAATGAAAACGGCTCGAAACCTTCAAACGGCGCAAACGGCGTGCTCGTCCACTCCCAGCCGTTGCCGACAAGATCGAAGACGCCGAACGCGCTCGGCCGGAAGCTTCCCACATCCATCGGCGTCCAGGATCGAAGGTCGAAGTTGCCGTCATAAAGCACCTGCCCGCGGCCACCGCCAGGCGAGCCGAAGGCCGCGCGATGATACTGGGCCTCGGTCGGAAGCGACTTGTGTTTCCAGCGCGCATACGCCGACGCTTCGGCGTGGCTGACATAGACGGGCCAGGCGGGCGGCAGCGGAAGCTCCGCGAACATCGTCCGGTAGAACCACGCGTCATTCCGCCGGATCCAGAATTTCGGATGAGACGTGCCGGATTGCTGCAACCAGTCCCAGGCCCCGGCAGTCCACAACGCAGCGTCTTCGTATCCGCCCGCCTGAACAAACTCGAGAAATTCGGCGTTCGTCACGTTATAAATGTCCATCGAGAATTCGGCTACGTGCAGCGAGTGCGACTGAAATTCGTTATCCCACCCGAAGCCGGAGCCGTCCTTCAAACCGAGAGTCGTTTCACCTTCGGGAATTGTTGCGCTGCGGGCCTGCCCTATCCCGTTGCCGGTTCCGGCGGGCGTTGGCAGCGCCGCGGCGCCTGCGCGCTTGGTATCGAAATCGAGCCAGTGCAGCATGTAAGCAAGAGTCTCCGCGTGCATGAGGCGATGCTCGATCGCAACGTGTACGATCCGGGCATACGACGGCTCGGTGATATCCGCGCGTTCCACAAGATCATCAACGCCGGCACGGATCTTGTCGCGATAGGAAAAGATCTCTTCGAGCGCCGGCCAATCCGCAGGCTTGTCATCCGGCAGCCTGCCGTTCACCGGATCGATACCAAACGCAAACAACCGGTCGAACCCTGGATTGAACGAAGGCTTGCCAAAGGTCCACACGCCGACCATGTTCCAGTCGAACGCTTCCAGATGTCCGATGTAGAAAATCACCCGATGCCGCTCCGCGATCGGCCGCATGTGCAAAGCATCCGGCGACAGCATCCGGAAAAGCGAGTCGGTTTGTGCCCGCGCGGAAGCGAGTCCCTCTCGAAGTATTTGGCGCGACTGGTTGGATCTCACTCGAGTTTGAGCATAGCATTCCGGGAACGGGTGAAACAATCAGCGCAACAATCCGCGCCCTTCAAGCGGGCCGCCCAAACCTAGCGCTTTCGCCGACTGCAATAGCAGTTGCGCGATGGCATCGGAGCGCGCGGAATCGCGCGGCATGCGAAGAATGCGTTTGTTTTCCGCAAGCAGGCGGGCGGCGGCGCCGGTCACCGCAGGGCAGGCCATGGACGTTCCATCCATTACAGCGTATGTATCGCCGGGGAAGGTCGAGATGACGCCGACGCCTGGCGCGGTCAATGCGATCGCGTCTCCGATATTCGAGAAAGCCGCAACAAAATACCGGGAATCGGAAACGGCATATGGCGCCATTTGATCTCCGGCCTGCGGCGTATCGGATGGATATGTCCCCTTGCGGCCGAGCGCGGACACCGCAATCGATAAAGGATCCGAGGCCGGAAACGTCACCGGCTTCCGGCCGTCGTTCCCCGCCGATACGATCACCAGGCTGCCGGCCGCGCGCGCATCCGCGATCGCCGACTTCGTCGCCTCATCCAGCGCTTCCCCACCCAGGCTCAGGTTGATCAGGTCGCATTGATCCTGCACGGCCGCATCGATCGCCTTCGCAATCGCATAGCTGCCGGCAGCGCTCGATCCTTTGGCATAGACGCGATAACTTCGAAGTTGCACGGCCGGCGCCATCCCCCTCATCCCGTGAGGCGCTGTACCATGGCCGGCGATGATGCCGGCGACGTGCGTGCCGTGACCCTGTCCGTTGTCTCCGAACTCCTCGGGACGTTCGC
This genomic interval from Terriglobia bacterium contains the following:
- a CDS encoding SUMF1/EgtB/PvdO family nonheme iron enzyme → MRSNQSRQILREGLASARAQTDSLFRMLSPDALHMRPIAERHRVIFYIGHLEAFDWNMVGVWTFGKPSFNPGFDRLFAFGIDPVNGRLPDDKPADWPALEEIFSYRDKIRAGVDDLVERADITEPSYARIVHVAIEHRLMHAETLAYMLHWLDFDTKRAGAAALPTPAGTGNGIGQARSATIPEGETTLGLKDGSGFGWDNEFQSHSLHVAEFSMDIYNVTNAEFLEFVQAGGYEDAALWTAGAWDWLQQSGTSHPKFWIRRNDAWFYRTMFAELPLPPAWPVYVSHAEASAYARWKHKSLPTEAQYHRAAFGSPGGGRGQVLYDGNFDLRSWTPMDVGSFRPSAFGVFDLVGNGWEWTSTPFAPFEGFEPFSFYPGYSTDFFDGKHFVLKGASPRTSAALVRSSFRNWFQPYYPNIYASFRCVEQ
- a CDS encoding S8 family serine peptidase, producing the protein MAKTSKKLTRFIVLPTRGLKARPPHSSPTVGDALRTLHQRPGVRVVDSVHDDGAKLVEMHPDRASELRAAHPGLRIVPMAYFHPAVAPRHSVTPDKKKHKGKSGASIRIRVESSSGGGPIAGVSVVAFTDYAAKTGDQAVTGAKGHATLSLGKTKKKVERLFIYADSAHWSGMWRDIKLKSGATFQLQAIDLSFTDELKFIYGEAPLAAGAGVTVGVVDTGVAHHRDLTIAGGRNTVPGERPEEFGDNGQGHGTHVAGIIAGHGTAPHGMRGMAPAVQLRSYRVYAKGSSAAGSYAIAKAIDAAVQDQCDLINLSLGGEALDEATKSAIADARAAGSLVIVSAGNDGRKPVTFPASDPLSIAVSALGRKGTYPSDTPQAGDQMAPYAVSDSRYFVAAFSNIGDAIALTAPGVGVISTFPGDTYAVMDGTSMACPAVTGAAARLLAENKRILRMPRDSARSDAIAQLLLQSAKALGLGGPLEGRGLLR